In Sphaeramia orbicularis chromosome 7, fSphaOr1.1, whole genome shotgun sequence, one genomic interval encodes:
- the gnai3 gene encoding guanine nucleotide-binding protein G(i) subunit alpha, whose protein sequence is MGCTISAEDKAAVERSKMIDKNLREDREKSSREVKLLLLGAGESGKSTIVKQMKIIHEDGYSEEECKQYKVVVYSNTIQSIMAIIRAMGRLKIDFGDPARADDARQLFALASSAEEGVMSAELTRVIRRLWSDEGVQACFDRSREYQLNDSAAYYLNDLDRICQTNYVPTQQDVLRTRVKTTGIVETHFTFKDLYFKMFDVGGQRSERKKWIHCFEGVTAIIFCVALSDYDLVLAEDEEMNRMHESMKLFDSICNNKWFTLTSIILFLNKKDLFEEKISRSPLTICYPEYTGGHAYEEAAAYIQCQFEDLNKRKDTKEIYTHFTCATDTKNVQFVFDAVTDVIIKFNLREIGLY, encoded by the exons atgggCTGCACTATCAGCGCCGAGGACAAGGCTGCGGTGGAGAGGAGTAAAATGATTGACAAAAACCTGCGAGAAGACAGAGAGAAATCCTCCAGAGAAGTGAAACTTCTCCTACTTG gtgccGGGGAATCTGGGAAAAGCACGATAGTAAAGCAAATGAA AATCATTCATGAAGATGGCTACTCAGAAGAGGAGTGTAAGCAGTACAAAGTGGTGGTGTACAGCAACACCATCCAGTCCATCATGGCCATCATCAGGGCAATGGGCCGATTAAAGATAGACTTTGGAGACCCTGCACGAGCG GATGACGCCCGTCAGCTGTTCGCCTTAGCGAGTTCAGCGGAGGAAGGAGTGATGTCGGCAGAACTGACCCGAGTGATTCGGAGGCTGTGGAGCGATGAGGGAGTCCAGGCCTGCTTTGATCGATCACGAGAGTATCAGCTCAACGACTCAGCCGCATA CTACTTAAATGACCTGGACAGGATCTGCCAGACCAACTACGTCCCAACGCAGCAGGACGTTCTACGCACACGTGTGAAGACCACTGGCATCGTAGAGACACACTTCACCTTCAAAGACCTTTACTTCAA gatgTTTGATGTTGGCGGCCAGCGCTCCGAGAGGAAAAAGTGGATCCATTGTTTTGAAGGCGTCACGGCGATCATCTTCTGTGTTGCACTCAGTGACTACGACCTGGTGTTGGCTGAGGATGAGGAGATG AACCGGATGCATGAAAGCATGAAGCTTTTTGACTCCATCTGCAACAACAAGTGGTTCACACTCACCTCTATAATCCTGTTCCTCAACAAGAAGGACCTGTTTGAGGAGAAAATCAGCCGGAGTCCGCTGACTATCTGCTACCCTGAGTACACTG GTGGACACGCATATGAAGAGGCTGCAGCTTATATCCAGTGTCAATTTGAGGACTTGAATAAACGAAAGGACACCAAGGAGATCTACACCCACTTCACCTGTGCCACAGACACCAAGAATGTGCAGTTTGTGTTTGACGCTGTTACTGACGTCATCATCAAGTTCAACCTGAGGGAGATCGGGCTCTACTGA
- the gpr61 gene encoding G-protein coupled receptor 61: MEHPATSSPSWNSSLSWHPFFPASLQPNASNHTEPQVRGHRGGVDLTQSVALCAMIVMDVLAVVGNLAVMVVITKTPQLRKFAFVFHLCLVDLLAAVVLMPLGMLSDRVLMDETLCRSYLCLSVCLVSATILTICAINVERYFYIVHPMRYEVKMTVGVVVMVLVGIWIKAVIMSLLPLLGWLFQGKQSLGSTLVTIPGQRQCSLHWTGGRFTRLLFMIFFTFIYFLCPMLIILVVYCNMFKVARVAAMQHGPLPTWMDTPRPRSESISSHSTMAASLGGPGARTTPQRTFSGGKAAVVLVAVGGQFLCCWLPYFSFHLYSAVVSTSPASLAQLEDVVTWIGYFCFTSNPFFYGCLNRQIREELGRQLACLFKRAGPSEGEQLPSREASIEENFLQFLQGTGCNLEPCNSHSRASPEEPETEGHQESAVQQNMPADFHIPGHILEETSEFIQRQQLNNELHASEKGCKTVPEL, encoded by the coding sequence ATGGAGCACCCTGCCACATCCAGCCCCTCTTGGAACTCCTCTCTCTCCTGGCACCCCTTTTTTCCAGCCTCACTGCAGCCAAATGCATCCAACCACACCGagccacaggtcagaggtcacaggggtGGAGTGGACCTGACACAGTCCGTGGCGCTGTGTGCTATGATCGTCATGGATGTGTTGGCTGTCGTTGGAAACTTGGCTGTGATGGTTGTCATTACCAAAACCCCACAGCTGAGAAAGTTTGCCTtcgtgttccacctgtgtctggtGGACCTGCTGGCCGCTGTGGTGCTAATGCCTCTGGGGATGCTGTCAGACCGGGTCCTGATGGATGAGACTCTGTGTCGGAGCTACCTCTGTCTGAGCGTGTGTCTTGTGAGCGCCACCATCCTCACCATTTGTGCCATCAACGTGGAGCGATACTTCTACATCGTCCACCCGATGCGCTACGAGGTGAAGATGACCGTGGGGGTGGTGGTTATGGTGCTGGTGGGAATCTGGATTAAAGCGGTCATCATGTCACTGCTACCCCTCCTGGGGTGGCTGTTTCAGGGGAAACAGAGTCTGGGGTCCACTTTGGTCACTATTCCGGGTCAAAGACAGTGTTCCCTCCACTGGACCGGAGGCAGGTTTACACGGCTACTGTTCATGATCTTCTTTACGTTCATCTACTTCCTGTGTCCCATGCTCATCATCCTTGTGGTCTACTGCAATATGTTCAAGGTGGCCCGAGTGGCAGCCATGCAGCATGGCCCCCTGCCAACATGGATGGACACGCCACGGCCACGGTCCGAGTCCATCAGCAGCCACTCCACAATGGCCGCCAGCCTTGGTGGGCCTGGCGCTCGAACCACCCCTCAGCGGACCTTCAGTGGGGGGAAGGCTGCGGTGGTCCTGGTGGCAGTGGGAGGCCAGTTTCTTTGCTGCTGGCTGCCGTATTTCTCCTTCCACCTCTACTCGGCTGTGGTGTCTACCTCTCCGGCCTCGCTGGCCCAGCTGGAGGACGTGGTCACATGGATCGGGTATTTCTGCTTCACTTCAAACCCCTTCTTCTACGGCTGCCTGAACCGGCAGATTCGAGAGGAGCTGGGCCGTCAGCTGGCTTGTCTCTTCAAGCGGGCCGGGCCCAGTGAAGGAGAGCAGCTGCCCAGTCGAGAAGCCTCTATTGAGGAGAACTTTTTGCAGTTCCTTCAGGGCACTGGATGCAATCTGGAGCCCTGTAACTCTCACAGCAGAGCCAGCCCAGAGGAGCCAGAGACCGAGGGCCATCAGGAATCAGCTGTTCAGCAAAATATGCCAGCTGACTTCCACATCCCAGGGCACATTCTTGAAGAAACCTCGGAGTTCATACAGCGGCAACAGCTGAACAATGAGCTGCATGCATCAGAAAAAGGCTGCAAAACTGTCCCAGAGCTGTAG